The Bacteroidota bacterium genome has a segment encoding these proteins:
- a CDS encoding outer membrane beta-barrel protein, which produces MKQLALLMFALVVLTSCAAFGQGAAASQWVLGVKAEGGVPTGDFKNATDFGFGGTVWAGYMFDPSCAVTLRSGYTRFSGKDYIIQGVTVKTNYGVVPITAGLRYYFMPGDTRVYGAAEAGLYLLNASADATVNGVTVSASTNESKFGINPTLGVQFKAGDKMNVDVHGAYTDVFTDVSSTAWIDFGIGLEFMLQ; this is translated from the coding sequence ATGAAACAGTTGGCACTATTGATGTTTGCACTAGTTGTTCTGACTTCATGCGCTGCATTCGGGCAGGGCGCAGCAGCCAGCCAGTGGGTTCTCGGCGTTAAGGCAGAAGGCGGCGTCCCGACCGGCGATTTTAAGAATGCGACTGATTTTGGCTTTGGAGGGACAGTTTGGGCTGGTTATATGTTTGACCCGAGTTGTGCCGTCACGCTCAGATCGGGATACACACGGTTCTCCGGCAAGGATTATATCATCCAGGGCGTGACAGTCAAGACAAATTATGGCGTCGTTCCGATAACGGCCGGGTTGCGCTACTACTTCATGCCCGGGGATACTCGCGTCTATGGTGCGGCAGAAGCGGGTCTCTATCTGCTGAACGCGTCAGCCGATGCGACCGTCAATGGCGTTACCGTCAGCGCAAGCACGAATGAATCAAAGTTCGGTATCAACCCGACGCTTGGAGTCCAGTTCAAGGCAGGGGATAAGATGAATGTCGACGTGCATGGCGCCTATACCGATGTTTTCACAGACGTTTCCAGCACAGCCTGGATCGATTTTGGAATCGGTTTGGAATTCATGCTCCAGTAG